In one window of Lacticaseibacillus casei DSM 20011 = JCM 1134 = ATCC 393 DNA:
- a CDS encoding proline-specific peptidase family protein, whose translation MKQGTTILTLDNGYHLWTNTQGEGDIHLLCLHGGPGGTHEYWENFGEELADLGVQVHMYDQLGSFYSDQPDYSDPEIAKKYLTTDYFLGEVEEVRKKLGLDHFYLIGQSWGGALTQLYALKYGQHLKGAIISSMVDNINEYVEHINLVREEALPPSAVKYMKKIEKAGKWDDPQYQKYVDVLNRGYVDRKQPPAISHLISTMATPVYNAFQGDNEFVVTGKLKDWDISDQIHNIKVPTLLTFGEHETMPLKAAQRMAEVIPHARLVTTPNGGHHHMIDNAPVYFKHLKQFISDVENGTFND comes from the coding sequence ATGAAACAAGGAACAACGATCCTGACCTTAGACAACGGGTACCACCTGTGGACCAACACGCAAGGTGAAGGCGATATTCATCTGCTGTGCTTGCACGGCGGCCCTGGTGGCACTCACGAATACTGGGAGAATTTTGGCGAGGAACTCGCTGATCTCGGTGTTCAAGTGCATATGTACGATCAGCTCGGATCGTTTTATTCGGATCAGCCTGACTATTCCGATCCGGAAATTGCCAAAAAGTACCTCACCACGGATTATTTCTTGGGTGAAGTCGAAGAAGTGCGCAAGAAGCTGGGCTTGGACCATTTTTACTTAATCGGTCAAAGCTGGGGCGGTGCACTGACTCAATTGTATGCGTTGAAATACGGCCAGCATCTTAAAGGTGCCATCATTTCATCCATGGTGGATAACATCAATGAATACGTGGAGCACATCAACTTGGTCCGCGAAGAGGCGCTGCCGCCTTCAGCCGTTAAATACATGAAGAAAATCGAAAAAGCCGGCAAATGGGATGATCCGCAGTATCAAAAATATGTCGATGTCCTCAACCGAGGGTACGTTGATCGCAAGCAGCCGCCTGCTATTTCCCATTTAATCAGCACCATGGCAACGCCGGTTTATAATGCTTTCCAAGGCGATAACGAATTCGTTGTCACCGGCAAGTTGAAGGACTGGGACATCAGCGATCAAATCCACAACATCAAGGTACCGACGCTGCTGACATTTGGCGAACACGAAACCATGCCGCTAAAAGCCGCGCAACGCATGGCCGAAGTCATTCCGCATGCACGTCTGGTCACCACTCCTAATGGCGGCCACCATCACATGATCGACAATGCGCCGGTTTACTTTAAGCACCTGAAGCAGTTCATTTCCGATGTTGAAAATGGCACTTTCAATGACTAG
- a CDS encoding APC family permease, with the protein MNDLEKPQKQYIPWMVVGLMDFVTVIGFDDIIYNFQNQGLVAFTSWIIMTFFYVIPYNLIVAHMGSTFSEHGGGITSWMRETNGDTVGYYAAWFYWITGLPYVVDVANSVVISFGWITNGNGNIQANLGNAWFGILTAVIFVIFIWLQHFFKNKSLEIMSTIGGGAMFIMTILFVVMTFIGLSKGAPIATRPFDFKAFIPKDFFSLSFLSTFGLFVFAMNGSELAAPYTKDMRHPARDFPKALKMIAIMTMFLTLFGTFSLGVYFNAHHLPNDLKMNGSYYAFQAIGRQFGLGNSLMYLFAVVQGIYMLAQLAVILDASTRVFLSDVAKRFMPRQLTKMNEDGLPINGYWMTTILCALIMALGALLPKINDIFNWLLNLNGIVSPLSTCFLFWSYTMVRLHQDRFPTPDYTFLKNRKVGLVVGIWMLGITFLLGTLGFFPTDATADTFALMLVLNIVVPIGMVALGVLMPWIAKRQRNAVSGLAFSRNTWLVFTALSLVGLIAAATYGMHVNLLNHLTPVIQWAIIIAVDLAIAAVVIKVTANGRHQLLATPDDEA; encoded by the coding sequence ATGAACGATTTAGAAAAACCACAGAAACAATATATTCCCTGGATGGTTGTCGGCCTCATGGATTTTGTGACTGTCATTGGGTTTGACGACATCATCTATAACTTCCAGAACCAAGGCTTAGTCGCCTTCACGAGCTGGATCATCATGACCTTCTTTTATGTCATCCCGTACAACCTGATTGTGGCGCACATGGGATCGACTTTTTCCGAACATGGCGGCGGGATCACCAGCTGGATGCGCGAGACCAATGGCGATACGGTTGGCTACTACGCCGCGTGGTTCTACTGGATTACCGGCCTGCCTTACGTAGTGGACGTTGCCAATTCCGTCGTCATCTCATTTGGCTGGATCACCAACGGCAATGGTAATATTCAAGCCAACCTTGGCAATGCGTGGTTCGGTATTCTCACCGCGGTTATCTTCGTGATCTTTATCTGGCTCCAGCACTTCTTCAAAAATAAAAGTCTTGAAATTATGTCAACCATTGGCGGCGGCGCCATGTTTATCATGACCATTTTGTTTGTGGTGATGACGTTTATCGGCCTGTCCAAGGGTGCGCCGATCGCCACCCGTCCGTTTGATTTCAAGGCTTTCATCCCCAAAGATTTCTTCTCGCTGAGTTTCCTGTCGACTTTTGGCTTGTTCGTTTTTGCCATGAACGGTTCGGAACTCGCCGCGCCTTACACCAAGGACATGCGCCATCCTGCGCGTGACTTCCCTAAGGCGCTGAAAATGATTGCCATTATGACCATGTTTCTAACCTTATTCGGCACCTTCTCACTAGGGGTCTACTTCAACGCCCATCACCTGCCGAATGATTTGAAAATGAACGGTTCCTACTATGCGTTCCAGGCGATCGGTCGCCAATTCGGCCTCGGCAACAGTCTCATGTATCTTTTCGCCGTGGTCCAAGGCATTTACATGCTCGCCCAACTGGCGGTGATTCTGGATGCTTCCACCCGCGTCTTCCTGTCCGATGTTGCCAAACGCTTCATGCCGCGACAGTTAACCAAAATGAACGAAGACGGCTTGCCGATTAACGGGTACTGGATGACGACGATTCTCTGCGCGTTGATCATGGCATTGGGTGCTTTGCTGCCGAAAATCAACGATATTTTCAACTGGTTATTGAACCTCAATGGCATTGTGAGTCCCTTGTCAACCTGCTTCCTATTCTGGTCCTACACGATGGTTCGCCTGCATCAGGATCGCTTCCCGACGCCGGATTATACGTTCCTCAAGAATCGTAAAGTCGGCTTGGTTGTCGGTATCTGGATGCTTGGCATCACTTTTCTGCTAGGAACCCTCGGCTTCTTCCCGACCGATGCGACGGCTGATACTTTTGCCTTGATGCTGGTGCTGAACATTGTGGTGCCAATCGGGATGGTGGCGCTCGGCGTCTTGATGCCGTGGATTGCCAAGCGTCAGCGTAATGCTGTCAGTGGCCTCGCCTTCAGTCGCAATACCTGGCTCGTCTTTACGGCGCTTAGTCTGGTTGGGCTGATTGCAGCTGCAACCTATGGCATGCATGTCAACTTGCTTAACCACTTAACGCCGGTCATTCAGTGGGCCATTATTATTGCTGTTGATCTGGCCATTGCTGCTGTGGTGATCAAAGTCACGGCAAACGGACGGCATCAACTGTTGGCGACACCGGACGACGAAGCGTAA
- the hemH gene encoding ferrochelatase: MATGLLIVNLGSPVSPSTRDVRRYLQEFLSDQNVITMPKMLWQPILRGFILPFRSWRSATFYQHEWTKAGSPLIAYTQVTRDRLRKKLPDWDVQMAMTYGGEYPIGETLQNMAARGDHPIVVIPLFPEYTQSTTKTILDKVAASGVKTLVIDQFYDQPAYLQLLAQQLDDAYSQDDYDTVILSYHGIPTSMVRHGDPYQQACEATTAGVKRYLKKVPQEKVEMCYQSKFGPVPWLKPYLRNRLMALAALGKRRVLVTTPSFVADCLETLEENDVQNYQTFRANGGKVFKSVRPMNGCAPFCDILASLAKEKVAAEAQDDETR; the protein is encoded by the coding sequence ATGGCAACAGGGTTGTTAATTGTAAATCTGGGTTCGCCGGTTTCGCCGAGTACGCGGGATGTGCGCCGGTATTTGCAGGAATTCTTAAGTGATCAGAATGTCATCACGATGCCTAAAATGTTGTGGCAACCGATTTTACGCGGTTTCATTCTGCCTTTTCGCAGTTGGCGATCAGCGACCTTTTATCAGCATGAATGGACCAAAGCCGGATCACCGTTGATTGCCTATACGCAGGTGACACGCGATCGTTTGCGAAAGAAGTTGCCGGATTGGGATGTTCAAATGGCGATGACTTATGGCGGTGAATACCCCATTGGCGAGACGTTGCAGAATATGGCGGCGCGCGGGGATCATCCGATTGTGGTCATTCCGTTGTTTCCCGAGTATACGCAAAGCACGACGAAGACCATTTTGGACAAAGTGGCAGCGTCCGGGGTTAAGACGCTGGTCATTGATCAATTCTATGATCAACCGGCTTATTTGCAATTGCTGGCGCAGCAACTGGACGACGCCTACAGCCAAGATGACTATGACACCGTGATCCTGAGTTACCACGGGATTCCAACATCCATGGTGCGCCACGGTGATCCTTATCAGCAAGCCTGTGAAGCCACGACTGCAGGCGTTAAACGCTATTTAAAGAAAGTACCACAGGAGAAGGTCGAAATGTGTTACCAGTCCAAATTTGGCCCGGTCCCGTGGTTAAAACCTTATTTGCGCAACCGTTTGATGGCGTTAGCGGCGTTGGGCAAGCGGCGGGTACTGGTGACCACGCCGAGCTTTGTGGCAGATTGTCTGGAGACCTTGGAAGAAAATGACGTCCAAAACTACCAGACATTTCGGGCCAATGGCGGCAAAGTCTTTAAATCAGTGCGACCGATGAATGGGTGTGCACCGTTTTGTGACATACTGGCATCGCTTGCAAAGGAAAAAGTTGCAGCGGAGGCCCAAGATGATGAAACAAGATGA
- a CDS encoding monovalent cation:proton antiporter family protein, with the protein MESISLLIVLTAALVTPLFMAHFHINSIPTAVAEILVGIVLGKSLLGWVHTGGNVQSLSELGVTILIFLSGMEIDFSLFKPQPKTTKGPQPANPVILAAVGFATVVLLSLGFSYLLQLIHFFSYPIFATILFTTIALGVVIAALKEKELLHQPLGQTILLIAALGEVIPLISLTIYSAVNGSSDSNLWLLLLLLLAALVLLARFKRVYSFFAAIDKSTTQLDIRLAFFLVFTLVTIASQVGAESILGAFLAGMVMKLLGPRQETQDKLTSIGYGFFIPIFFIVTGANLNLKALIADPKSLSLIPLVLVGFFITKIGLYPVLRRRFKVSNALAGTFLSSATITLVIPTLTVGRNLGIVTEQQSGAFTLAAVIACVSGPILFNRLFKPEPETFKKTRVTFIGGNLLTVPIAQHLSSDRYDVQLFTDKAENFRTYNSEVAISLADYQEDALKAAGAFDCDIIVLGDFDADTNYALAKMALAQKVPRIITRFAAKDATTDRYDRLRDEGVEVFNALDANIALLRSLIETPSTLQILDDTIAGIYEVTIRNSRFAGLELKNLPFIDDITVSQIYRNKKFIAPHGDTQLHLGDHLIFSGDKHLIRNIRTQVEKLN; encoded by the coding sequence ATGGAATCTATTTCACTTTTAATTGTCTTGACAGCTGCTCTGGTAACCCCGCTGTTCATGGCGCATTTTCACATTAATAGTATCCCGACTGCGGTAGCCGAGATTCTAGTTGGTATTGTATTAGGCAAAAGCCTCTTGGGGTGGGTGCACACCGGCGGCAACGTGCAATCGTTGAGTGAACTCGGGGTCACCATCCTGATTTTCCTATCCGGGATGGAAATCGATTTCTCCTTATTCAAGCCTCAGCCTAAGACGACAAAAGGACCGCAGCCAGCCAATCCCGTGATACTTGCTGCAGTGGGATTTGCGACGGTAGTGCTGCTCAGCCTTGGCTTTAGCTACCTGCTGCAATTGATTCATTTCTTTAGCTATCCGATTTTTGCAACCATCCTTTTTACAACGATCGCACTCGGCGTTGTCATTGCGGCGTTAAAAGAAAAAGAACTGCTGCACCAGCCGCTTGGCCAAACGATTTTGTTGATTGCAGCTTTAGGCGAAGTGATTCCTCTTATTAGCTTGACGATATACTCCGCCGTGAATGGCAGTAGCGACAGCAATCTTTGGCTGCTGCTGTTACTGTTGCTGGCAGCTTTGGTGTTGTTGGCGCGGTTCAAACGGGTCTACAGCTTTTTTGCAGCGATCGATAAAAGCACCACGCAATTAGACATTCGCCTGGCCTTCTTCTTAGTCTTCACCTTAGTCACGATTGCTTCACAAGTCGGGGCTGAATCTATTTTAGGGGCTTTTCTTGCCGGGATGGTGATGAAGCTGCTCGGCCCGCGACAGGAAACCCAAGATAAGCTGACATCCATTGGCTACGGGTTCTTCATCCCGATTTTCTTCATCGTCACCGGCGCCAATCTGAATTTAAAGGCCTTAATTGCCGATCCTAAAAGCCTCTCATTGATTCCCTTAGTTCTAGTCGGTTTCTTTATCACCAAAATTGGCCTCTATCCGGTATTGCGCCGCCGTTTCAAGGTATCAAATGCATTGGCCGGTACTTTCTTATCAAGTGCTACCATTACGTTGGTGATCCCGACGTTAACCGTTGGCCGCAACCTTGGCATTGTGACGGAACAGCAATCCGGTGCCTTCACGCTGGCGGCTGTGATCGCCTGTGTCAGTGGACCCATTCTTTTCAATCGGCTTTTCAAACCGGAACCGGAAACGTTCAAGAAGACGCGCGTCACTTTTATCGGCGGCAATCTGTTGACTGTCCCAATTGCCCAACATCTAAGTTCGGACCGATATGACGTCCAACTGTTTACCGATAAGGCGGAAAACTTCCGCACCTATAATTCTGAAGTCGCCATCTCTCTAGCCGATTATCAGGAAGATGCACTGAAGGCGGCTGGCGCTTTTGACTGTGACATCATCGTGCTCGGTGATTTCGACGCGGACACCAACTACGCACTTGCCAAAATGGCACTCGCCCAAAAGGTGCCGCGTATCATTACCCGGTTTGCCGCCAAGGATGCTACCACTGATCGCTATGATCGCTTGCGGGACGAAGGTGTCGAAGTCTTCAATGCGCTTGACGCCAACATCGCCCTTCTCCGCAGCCTGATCGAAACGCCGTCGACGCTGCAGATTCTAGACGATACGATTGCCGGAATTTACGAAGTGACCATCCGCAACTCGCGCTTTGCTGGTCTCGAACTCAAGAACCTGCCATTCATCGACGACATCACCGTCAGCCAGATCTACCGCAACAAAAAGTTCATCGCTCCGCACGGCGACACCCAGCTACACCTTGGCGATCACCTCATCTTCTCTGGCGACAAACACTTGATCCGCAACATTCGGACGCAGGTTGAAAAGCTTAACTAA
- a CDS encoding histidine phosphatase family protein, giving the protein MATKGITVYLVRHGQTWFNHFNKMQGWCDSPLTENGIKDGTNTGIILRNVAFTHAYCSDTMRATRTADLILSKNLTGKIPLTVTPFFREQFYGYFEGEDSGQTWYMVGFPHGAKTYPEILEQYGVDASKDFMHDADPFHEAEDARTYWTRLMKGFRQLRSENKEGDKVLMVSHGTTIRSIVDKFGKNDGFVVTDSPRNGSISKILLTDTGIKILSYNEFEA; this is encoded by the coding sequence ATGGCTACGAAGGGTATTACCGTTTATCTGGTGCGTCACGGCCAAACATGGTTCAATCATTTCAATAAAATGCAAGGTTGGTGCGATTCACCACTGACCGAAAACGGAATCAAAGACGGCACTAACACTGGCATTATTTTGCGCAATGTCGCATTTACCCATGCTTATTGCAGTGACACGATGCGGGCAACGCGAACAGCTGATTTGATTTTAAGCAAGAATCTAACTGGCAAGATTCCGCTGACAGTTACGCCATTTTTCCGGGAGCAGTTTTACGGCTATTTTGAAGGCGAGGATTCCGGCCAAACCTGGTACATGGTCGGCTTTCCGCATGGGGCAAAGACGTATCCCGAAATTCTGGAACAATATGGCGTCGATGCCTCAAAGGATTTCATGCACGATGCCGATCCATTCCATGAAGCCGAAGACGCGCGGACTTACTGGACCCGGCTTATGAAAGGCTTCCGCCAGTTGCGGTCCGAAAACAAGGAAGGCGACAAGGTACTCATGGTCAGCCACGGCACCACTATCCGCAGCATTGTCGACAAGTTCGGCAAAAACGACGGCTTCGTGGTCACCGACTCGCCGCGTAATGGGTCGATTAGCAAGATTCTGCTGACCGACACGGGAATTAAAATCTTGAGTTATAACGAGTTTGAGGCTTGA
- the rhaD gene encoding rhamnulose-1-phosphate aldolase: MADSKKDFLNPEYTQAFIDSPFVQQMQKVTWNLYQHGWDERNGGNVSYRLTEQEVSQYGDVHEVKRNIPIKFDASELAGQYFLVTGTGRYFKNVKDFPESDTGLVRIAEDGHSVDLLWGFSDGGQPTSEFPAHLMTHIQRLKKDPNQRVVMHCHPTNTIAMTFTLPWKEKLFSRIFWKMQAESIVVFPEGVGVLPYMTPGTNEIGQATAEKMVTYRIVLWPLHGIFGAGDSIDETYGLIETIEKAATIYTAIQAQGGKFVNEITDENLEQLAQRFDLTPNPEFIHGDSLIKEKELVH; encoded by the coding sequence ATGGCAGATTCAAAAAAGGATTTCTTGAATCCCGAATATACGCAGGCGTTTATTGATTCACCATTTGTTCAACAAATGCAAAAGGTGACCTGGAACCTTTATCAACATGGCTGGGACGAGCGTAACGGCGGCAATGTCAGCTATCGGTTGACCGAACAGGAAGTTAGTCAGTATGGTGATGTGCATGAAGTGAAGCGCAACATCCCGATCAAGTTCGATGCCAGCGAATTGGCCGGCCAATACTTCTTGGTAACCGGCACTGGTCGCTACTTCAAGAATGTTAAGGACTTCCCGGAAAGTGACACAGGGCTTGTTCGCATCGCCGAAGACGGCCACAGTGTTGACTTATTGTGGGGCTTTTCCGATGGCGGCCAGCCAACCAGTGAGTTCCCGGCACATTTGATGACTCACATCCAGCGGCTCAAGAAGGATCCTAACCAGCGCGTTGTCATGCATTGCCATCCAACCAACACGATTGCCATGACCTTCACGTTGCCATGGAAAGAGAAGCTCTTCAGCCGGATCTTCTGGAAGATGCAGGCTGAATCGATTGTTGTCTTCCCTGAAGGTGTCGGCGTTTTGCCATACATGACCCCGGGCACGAATGAAATCGGTCAGGCAACCGCTGAAAAAATGGTCACCTACCGCATCGTTTTGTGGCCATTACACGGTATCTTCGGCGCAGGCGATTCCATTGATGAAACCTATGGCTTGATTGAAACTATTGAAAAGGCCGCAACCATCTACACCGCAATCCAGGCGCAAGGCGGCAAGTTCGTCAACGAGATTACCGATGAAAACCTGGAGCAATTGGCACAACGCTTTGACTTAACCCCGAATCCGGAATTCATCCACGGCGATTCGTTGATTAAGGAAAAGGAATTGGTACACTAG
- the helD gene encoding RNA polymerase recycling motor HelD has translation MVENEQAKEQQHLDGIMKELSSAEVRLSKEMAKTKTEEKSISDNFFNDFSLNFSNDAETIETAASIQQQQRVLDERTNAWKQSAQQLATVKRLAGNPYFARIDFQEGQEKPETIYIGFGSFTNEAGKFLIYDWRAPISSIYYDGGLGKVTYQTPDGPQQVNVSLKRQFVIKNGRIQTMFDTTETIGDQMLLEVLGEKSDTQMKTIVTTIQREQNQIIRDTKADLLFVQGAAGSGKTSAVLQRVAYLLYRYRGNLTSSQVIMFSPNQLFSDYISNVLPELGEQNMVQFTYYQYVTRRLPHIDVQNLFSQFEQQLTPVQKKIARVKGSLDFFNAAKTYATSLERSGLRFRDIRFRGEVFFSRKRIREIFYSYNENYHMGNRLNATKERLIKMLNRKIESETKAQWVQEAVQNLSDETIRSMQQDGPKEFKNSDDEYRFFARQLVMKGFDEIQQDIVRNRFINIRGQYVSFLREVPAIYDLAAEGISEDEWQAEVDHFINVFKQRQLPMADATPYLHLYDLITGRHGEREMRYVFVDEIQDYTPYQLAYLKDSFPRAKFTLLGDLNQAIFTKDDSRTLINETSKLFDPEKTRVVQLTQSYRSTKQVTDFTKAILTSGQKIVAFNRQGPLPKLVVRPDEAGLMTALEAQLKVNNEAKQTTAVIAKTLEDAEAIYEQMKAAGIKVTLIKSENQRLAAGVIVVPSFLAKGLEFDAVVLWQVNAANYHEEDERELLYTVASRAMHRLTMLTSPDVTPLLDKVPADLYERG, from the coding sequence GTGGTCGAGAATGAGCAGGCTAAAGAGCAGCAACATTTAGATGGCATCATGAAGGAGCTCTCCAGTGCCGAGGTTCGTCTTTCAAAAGAGATGGCCAAGACCAAAACTGAAGAAAAAAGCATTAGCGACAACTTCTTCAATGATTTTTCCCTCAACTTCAGTAATGATGCGGAAACCATTGAAACCGCTGCTTCGATCCAACAACAGCAACGCGTGCTTGATGAGCGCACCAATGCATGGAAGCAAAGCGCCCAGCAACTTGCGACTGTAAAACGATTGGCAGGCAACCCGTACTTTGCCCGGATTGATTTTCAGGAAGGCCAGGAAAAGCCGGAAACGATTTACATTGGTTTCGGTTCGTTTACCAATGAGGCGGGCAAGTTTCTCATTTACGACTGGCGGGCGCCGATCAGTTCCATCTATTATGATGGCGGCTTAGGCAAAGTCACTTATCAAACGCCGGACGGGCCGCAGCAGGTCAACGTCTCTTTGAAACGGCAATTTGTGATTAAAAATGGTCGGATTCAGACCATGTTTGACACCACCGAGACCATCGGTGACCAAATGTTGCTGGAAGTTCTGGGCGAGAAGTCCGACACGCAGATGAAGACGATTGTCACAACTATTCAGCGCGAACAAAACCAGATCATACGCGACACCAAAGCCGATTTGCTGTTTGTGCAAGGTGCTGCCGGTTCCGGTAAAACCAGCGCCGTCTTGCAGCGGGTTGCGTATCTGCTTTATCGCTACCGTGGCAATCTGACCAGCAGCCAGGTAATCATGTTCAGCCCGAACCAGCTTTTCTCCGACTACATCAGCAACGTTTTGCCGGAATTAGGCGAGCAGAACATGGTGCAGTTCACTTACTACCAATATGTCACGCGCCGGTTGCCGCACATTGACGTCCAAAATCTCTTTTCCCAGTTTGAGCAGCAACTGACGCCGGTGCAAAAGAAAATTGCCCGCGTCAAAGGTAGCCTGGATTTCTTCAACGCAGCTAAAACATACGCTACCAGCCTGGAACGTTCCGGCTTGCGTTTCCGCGATATTCGTTTCCGCGGCGAAGTGTTCTTTTCCCGCAAGCGTATCCGTGAGATTTTTTATAGTTACAACGAAAATTATCATATGGGCAATCGCCTGAACGCCACCAAAGAGCGGCTGATCAAAATGCTGAATCGTAAAATTGAATCTGAAACCAAAGCACAGTGGGTTCAAGAAGCGGTGCAGAATTTAAGCGACGAAACGATTCGCTCGATGCAACAAGACGGCCCGAAAGAATTTAAAAATAGCGATGATGAATATCGCTTCTTTGCGCGGCAGTTGGTAATGAAGGGCTTTGACGAGATTCAGCAGGATATTGTCCGGAATCGGTTCATCAACATTCGCGGTCAGTACGTCAGCTTTTTGCGAGAAGTGCCGGCGATTTATGATTTAGCGGCAGAAGGCATTTCTGAAGACGAATGGCAGGCGGAAGTCGATCATTTCATCAACGTGTTCAAGCAGCGGCAGTTGCCAATGGCCGACGCAACGCCGTACCTGCATCTTTACGACCTGATCACCGGCCGGCATGGCGAGCGCGAGATGCGGTATGTGTTTGTCGATGAAATTCAGGATTACACGCCGTATCAGTTGGCTTATCTCAAGGACAGTTTCCCGCGCGCCAAGTTTACGTTGTTAGGCGATCTGAATCAGGCCATTTTCACCAAGGATGACTCACGGACGCTGATCAACGAAACCAGCAAGTTGTTTGATCCGGAGAAGACCAGGGTCGTGCAATTGACGCAAAGTTATCGGTCAACTAAGCAAGTGACGGACTTCACCAAAGCCATTTTGACCTCGGGGCAGAAAATCGTGGCCTTCAACCGCCAAGGACCGCTACCTAAGTTGGTCGTGCGGCCTGATGAAGCAGGGCTAATGACGGCGCTTGAAGCACAGCTAAAAGTAAACAATGAAGCCAAGCAGACAACCGCGGTCATTGCCAAAACGCTCGAGGATGCCGAGGCGATTTACGAGCAGATGAAAGCGGCGGGCATTAAAGTGACGCTCATCAAGTCCGAAAATCAGCGGTTAGCAGCCGGGGTGATTGTGGTACCGAGCTTCCTGGCTAAGGGGCTTGAATTCGATGCCGTGGTTCTTTGGCAGGTCAACGCGGCGAACTACCACGAAGAAGACGAGCGGGAATTACTATACACGGTTGCATCCCGGGCCATGCACCGGCTGACGATGCTTACCAGCCCGGATGTCACACCGTTGTTGGATAAGGTTCCGGCAGATCTGTATGAGCGGGGGTAA
- a CDS encoding Nramp family divalent metal transporter, whose amino-acid sequence MMKQDDRLRAQQAKRSLDDINRSVQVPGVYETSFFQKFLAYSGPGALVAVGYMDPGNWLTALEGGSKYRYALLSVLLMTILVAMFMQSLSIKLGVVARLDLAQAIAAFVPKWARICLWLINEAAMMATDMTGVVGTAIALKLLFGLPLMWGMLLTIADVLVVLFFLRFGIRRIELIVLVSILTVGIIFGIEVLRAHPSVGGIVGGFVPHREILTNHGMLVLSLGIMGATIMLHNIYLHSSLAQSRRYDEHIPAQVTEALRFGKWDSNVHLVAAFLINALLLVLGATLFYGVGGHVTAFQGVYNGLKNPAIVGGLASPIMSTLFAFALLITGLISSIASTLAGQIVMEGYLNIQMPLWERRLLTWAVTLIPIMIIGFIMGFSEHNFEQVIVYAQVALSIALPFTLFPLVALTDRRNLMGDHVNSSGVRWVGYLLTGLITFLNLQLIVSVFVP is encoded by the coding sequence ATGATGAAACAAGATGACCGACTGCGGGCGCAACAGGCCAAGCGCAGTCTAGATGACATTAATCGTAGTGTGCAGGTGCCGGGCGTTTACGAAACTTCTTTTTTCCAAAAGTTTCTGGCTTATAGCGGTCCCGGTGCGCTGGTGGCGGTTGGCTACATGGATCCGGGAAACTGGCTGACGGCGTTGGAAGGCGGCAGTAAGTATCGTTATGCGTTGCTGTCAGTGTTGTTGATGACGATTTTAGTTGCGATGTTTATGCAGAGTCTGTCAATCAAACTCGGGGTTGTCGCGCGGCTGGATCTGGCGCAGGCGATTGCCGCCTTTGTGCCAAAATGGGCGCGGATTTGCCTGTGGCTGATCAATGAAGCGGCGATGATGGCGACGGATATGACCGGCGTTGTGGGGACTGCCATTGCGCTGAAGTTGCTGTTCGGCCTGCCTTTGATGTGGGGTATGTTGCTGACAATTGCCGATGTGCTGGTTGTTTTGTTCTTCTTGCGTTTTGGCATTCGGCGCATTGAACTGATCGTGTTGGTCTCGATTTTGACGGTGGGCATTATTTTCGGCATTGAAGTGCTGCGGGCACATCCATCAGTCGGCGGGATCGTTGGTGGTTTTGTACCGCATAGGGAGATTTTAACGAATCATGGGATGCTGGTGCTTAGCCTGGGAATTATGGGCGCGACGATTATGCTGCACAATATTTACCTGCATTCCTCGCTAGCGCAAAGTCGCAGGTACGATGAACATATTCCGGCGCAGGTGACCGAGGCGCTGCGGTTTGGCAAGTGGGACTCCAACGTGCATCTCGTGGCGGCGTTCTTGATCAATGCGTTGTTGCTGGTGTTAGGTGCAACGCTGTTTTATGGCGTTGGTGGCCACGTGACGGCATTTCAAGGTGTGTATAACGGTTTGAAAAATCCGGCCATTGTCGGCGGTCTTGCCAGTCCGATCATGAGCACCCTGTTCGCGTTTGCCTTACTGATTACCGGATTAATTAGCTCGATTGCTAGCACCTTAGCCGGGCAGATTGTGATGGAAGGCTACCTTAACATTCAGATGCCACTGTGGGAACGACGCTTGCTGACATGGGCAGTGACCTTGATTCCAATCATGATCATCGGCTTCATCATGGGATTTAGCGAGCATAACTTTGAACAAGTGATTGTTTACGCACAGGTGGCTTTAAGCATCGCGCTGCCGTTTACGCTCTTTCCATTGGTCGCCTTAACCGATCGGCGCAATTTGATGGGAGATCACGTCAATTCATCGGGAGTCCGCTGGGTCGGGTATTTGCTGACTGGGTTGATCACGTTCCTCAATCTGCAGCTGATTGTGTCTGTCTTTGTGCCGTGA